taaccttacattaaaaaaataattctggaAGGATTTCAATGAATTAATAACCCAAACAAGGACAAGAAGTTAAGTTGAGGTAAACAAGCTTAAATGATACTTGTAACAAAAAAGCAAAAGTTAGAACAATATAATAtctagctctttttttttttttttatcaagcatGGATTGCATTTAATGTTGCTAATTTAAAAAGCTTTATAAATATGGTTGAAACAATTAGAAGATATGGACCAAATTTGAAACATTTTAGTTATCATGAACTTCAAGTTCcactctttaattaaaaaaagtgttgGAGTATAcacaaataatttaatgaaaggaaatatagaaaaataggTAAAATATGGTTGTTCCATTATGTCAAATGGATGGACAAATAGGAGTATAAGTATAATCAATTTTATGGTTAACTTTTATTTAGGTTCATGTTTATTAAATCTATTAATGGatcattttttgtaaaatctagTGAGAAGACATTTGAGTTGATAGATTTGTagagcaaattgaaaaaatcagtgTTGTCCAAGTAATCACCGACAATGGAAGCAATTATATGCTAGCCGGTATgtagttattaattaatttattaatttgcatgctgtaatttagatttttatttcagttatttgattaaataggttatatttctaaaatttcatgtttggatttttttattacaaataagTAAGTTGTTAGAGGTAAAGAGAAAGCATTTGTATTGAACTCTATGTGTGGATCTTATGTTAGAAGATATTGGAAAAATTCCTCAAGTCAAGAAAACTTTAGAAAGAGCCGTTATTATTATTGGCTTTCTTTGAATTTACAAAGAAGAGAGAGTTGGTGAAGCATTGAGCGACTCGATTTGCAACAAGTTTTCTTACTTTGCAACAAGTATACAAGCAAAAGCATAATCTTAGAAACATGTTTACATCAGAAAAGTGGGCAATGAGTAAATGGGCAAAGGAAGCTAAAGGAAAAGGAGCAACTGAAATCATTTTGATGCCATCCTTTTGGAATCATGTGGTCTATATCCTTGATGGGTCATCTTGTGAGAGTTCTTCAGCTTGCAGACAATGAGAAAAACATACATTTATGAAGCTATGGATAGGGTTACAGAAACAATCCATAACTCTTTTCAATAATAATGAAGAGAAAAACAGACAAAAATATGAtatcattgatgaaaaatagGAATGTTAACTTCATCATCCATTGCATGCAATAGGCCATTACTTGAATCCTGAATTCTTTTATAGTGATTCATCTATTAAAACTGATCAAGAAATGGCCAATGGGTTGTATCAATGCATTGAAAAATTGGTTTGATATCAGCGGCGGAACCAAAGGGAGgccccaaattttttttttaaaatataataaataatagattgtttaatattaaattattattttattaattatgtttgCTTTTAAAGCCATATCTCCGTATCTCTATGTAAAAGGCCAaataagctttttaatttttttcccttcctttactgcccctctctctttcttctcttaaaccctaacataaaatattactaATACGAAGCATAAAGGTAAAGCAAAGCTGCTGCCAATTAATTCTTCATCAAggtaattagtattttttttttgtttgttaagaatttaatatatatatatatatatatatatatatatatatatatatatatataattctgccttttttttcttcaaatctactagttttactattttttatttcttgttatagtgaatattgttttttctaattaattggaTATATTTTATGGGTTTGTTTGTTTCgattatgcttggattttttatgttttgtttttagcagagccaccaaaattatcaattttttcttacgtGTACTTTACTATCACCAGGTCCAATATACAATTAGACACGATCTTTCTAGCCAAATTGAGTTCTTTGAAGAGCGTATACTCAACTTTGATTCAGTGTAAGTTTTCTTATTTAGGAACCAGTAAtcctattttttatgttagatatgcttttatatatcaatttctttttttaatatgttaattttacttttatatgtCAGTGTtgtttacatgtaaaaatttatttttggttctgATTATTGCTTCAatacattgttatttttatttattttttaaataggaaacaataaaaatttatgatgttttgattttaggttgaaccatgaacaaaataagaagaattgattccttttttgagaaaaagaggaaaaatattgataactcacagCCTAGTGAATCAACTCCAATGTGTAATGTTGAAGTTATAGTTGAACAACCCCAATGTGCTTCAGTTTATGAAGAACCTGCATTGATTAATGAGCAGCCTCCAACTAGAATCGACACTGCTCATCTGATTAGAGATCCAAACAATCGTCCTCAAATTTAGGAATACCCAgttaatcaacaagatgaaattagaagggCATACATTAATTTGGGGTCATATCAACCTTTGATGTCTGAATATCCGCTGACTGGTAAAAAACATCCTCGTCGATTTCAGTCTCATTGGTTCAAAAGTTATCCATGGCTTGAATATTCAGAGAAAAATActgcattttgttttccttgctATCTATTTTCAAGTAAGTCATCAGGAAAGCCAGGATCAGACACATTTACTGTTAAAGGATTcaattgttggaaaaaaaatttattgatgggGAACGATGTGCTTTTTTAACTCATATGGGAAAAAGTCCGAATTCAGCTCATAGATTTGCTACCAGgtgcttggaaaatttgaaaaatcagtCATGTCATATTGAGAAGGTAGTTAAGAGGCAAACTACTCaagaaattctaaataatcGATTGCGTATTAAAGCTTCAATAGATATTGTTCGTTGGCTCACATTTCAAGCATGTGCTTTTAGAGGACATGATGAACGTCCAGAATCAAAAAACCgaggtaattttcttgaaatgttgGAACTTTTAGCATCATACAATGAACAAGTAGGTGCTCTTGTTTTGGATAATGCTCCACAAAATGCTAAATACACCTCgcatcaaattcaaaaagaaattttgcatgtctttgCTAGAAATGTTCAGTCTTCAATTCGTCATGACATTGATGATGCAAGATTTTGCTTAATTGTTGATGAAGCTCGAGATGAATCCAGAAGAGAGCAAATGACCCTTGTTATAAGATTTGTTGATAGAAGTGGATTTATACGAGAACGATTTTTGGATATAGTTCATGTCAAAGATACAACTGCTTCAACTCTTAAGAAAGagatttcctttgttttatctcatcacaatcttgatgttcaaaatattagGGGCCAAGGGTATGATGGTGCTAGTAATATGCGTGGAGAGTGGAATGGATTGCAAGctttattcattaatgattgCCCTTATGTATATTATGTACATTGCTTAGCTCATCAATTACAATTGGCTCTTATTGCTGCAGCTAGAGAAATATCTGATGTTCACACTTTCTTTcagaacttgatttttattattaacattgttaGTGCTTCTTGCAAGCGTAATGATGAATTACGGGCTTTTCAAGCAGCTACAATTGAACATTTAGTTGATATTGGTGAGATTGAAACGGGTAAAGGAGTTAATCAAGTAGGTGGTTTGCAACGACCTGGAGATAGCAGATGGAGTTCGCacttcaaatcaatttgcagtttgataaaaatgtatGGGGCAACTTGCTTGGTTCTTGAAAACATCGCTTTAGATGGATCTACTTATTCTCAACGTGGTGATGCGGCTTTTTCATTTAAGTTGctaatgtcatttgattttgcattcaTCTTGCATATAATGAAGAATGTTATGGGAATTACTGATGTGCTTTGCCAAGCTTTGCAACAGAAATCTCAAGACATTTTAAATGCTATGCATTTGGTGACTACCACAAAGACTTTAATTCAGAAGTTAAGAGATGATGGCTGGGAAACTCTTTTAGAAGAAGTGATATCATTTTGTAAGCATCAAGACATTGAAGTTCCTGATATGGATGCTTGTTTTTCTAGTGTGGGACGATCTCGtcgtaaaacaaaatcaataacagtTGAGCATCACTATCGAGTTGATATATTTACAGCTATCATTGATCAACAGTTGCAAGAGCTAAATAATAGATTCAATGAGCAGGCGATCGAGCTTCTTAAGTTGAGCACAGCTTTAGATcctaaaaataactataaattattcAGTGTTGAAGATATATGCTTACTTGTTGACAAGTTCTATCCTGAAGACTTTTCTGACcaagaaaaaactcatttgaGATTTCAGTTGCAGCATTATGAGCTTGATGTACCCAATCATCCAAAGTTAAAGAATATGTCATCGATTGCTGAATTATGTCAAGGATTGgttgaaacagaaaaatcaacaatttatccaCTTGTTGACAGGTTGATTCGGCTTATTTTAACTCTTCCTGTTTCGACAGCAACTACTGAACGAGCTTTTTcagcgatgaagattgttaaaacaagacttcgcaatcagatggaggatgattttcttgcaaattatttgattgtctatatagaaaaagaaattgctgaaagattcacaagtgatatgataatcgatgatttctactctatgaaagaacgacgagcacaattaaaataaatatgtaagaatcattctttattattttttactttatttcaaagttttatcaaacataaataatacatcgctttagctaatgtttcttatatattttgtatgtttatatttgataggtacaaagaccaacaaaattaaagtgatgaatatattatgaagatgaaattaacttcatagctttgactcaatttggtattgtTTTAAACCTCTTATCTTATACAAAGATTGTCATATGTTTGTAGTTActtctttgaataaaactaaatcatacagttttttttaacaattcatatacaataaattaaaaaaaaattatatatttttatattattttggccCCCCCTATCAAATAATCCTAGCTCCGCCCCTGTTTGATGTTCAAGATATAATCACGAGTGAGTTGTCAGTATACAAGCGAGTATACAAGCGAGCAAAAGGACTTTATGGCAATTCGATTAAGAAACACAGTCTCTGGATAACATTTattagtttcttaaaaaaattaagattattacATTCAacccttaaaaatttaaattatttgttcataATTTTTACAGCTGAATGGTGGACCTTGTTTGGAAGTTCCACTCTAGATTTACAAAAATTACCTGTTAAAATCTTGAGCTTAACTTGTAGTGCAGCGGGTTGTGAACGTAATTGGAATGTGTTTGAACATGTAAGCACTTtgacttttttcttattattcttttatcataaaaaaaaatgaattgatctTAACTCTATTGTACATTGTAATTCTACAGATTCgcacaaagaaaagaaatcgaCTAGAGCACAAAAGATTACAAGATTACAGGATTTAGTGTGTTAAATACAATCAGGCACTAAAAGCTAGTCATGATTTGAGGAATGTTATTGATCTTATTTCCTTACAAGACAGACATTGATGATTGCAATGAATGGTTGGTTGGGACGATGGGTGCTAATATAGAGAAAATATTGTGATAGTAGATGAATTGTTTGATGGAGACACTTTAACTTGGGGTGATGTCGCAAGGGCAACAAGAGATGAAGAACCAAGAAccaaaactaattaaaagaCAAAGTTGAGAAGCATAGGAACATCGCACATGAAGAAAGATCAAGTTCTAGTTTTAAGCAAGTGCAATATGGTTTTGGAGATGATGATTTGGATTACAATCATGAAATGAAGGATAAGAAGGACTCAAGTGAAGGAGAGGAAAGCATAGATGAAGATGTTTTTGAAGATTAatgaataatgatgatgatatttaagTTTGTATTTAAATCTATTTAGCTATTTACTACtttaaattattgtattttgttGTAAGAGTGAAAAATGTAACTTTATATAACTAtattatggtattttatattttcttttgattttctaattatCTAATCTTAATTggtatatattttagatttatatatcataatatatattatattacatGTAATTTTTCATATACAGGTTGAGCATCTTGGTTCATTCGGGAATGCTCCTAGCACCTCAAGCATTCTCCAGGCTTGGCCTTTTTTAGTGGCTTTCACCTTTAACAACACTGCTACAAGGCATATAGTGTATACACTAACAGGTAAATCCACAGCCAAGAGAACAGAACAGGTAAAACAGttctatcaaatttgaaatatttatcacAATGAACGATTCACTTATTTGATCTACCATGAAACCAGATCGAAGGGAAGAGAGTATTTCCTATGAACCAGATCTTATGGAGAAGCACTAGATTCTCCATGCAGACACTCATATCAAGGGACATCCAGGTTTTGAAGGTGGATTTGGGAAGGGTTTTTACCGGTCTGGCATGTCCGAAAAACAATACCTTGTGGACTTCTATATAAAAACTGTCTCTGTCAGACTAGGTCTAAGCAAACAGCCCACTAAAAATTATACAGACTAAAGCAATGGATACACTTAATATCAAAAAGGATAATAACAGTTATGTTGAGATCCTAGAGCAAATCAGAAGGTTCAGATAACATCGAggataaagagaaaataagcCATGTCATGCAGCTTGTTTAAAATTCCAaaatattacaagaaaataagCCATGCCATTCAAGTTGTTTAAAATTCCAAAATATTACAAGTGAGGTAATatattatttgagttttaatcaTAGTCAGCCTCAGAACATGTCCCATAAAATGATTTAGAACTATTGCATGTACATGGCTCAAAACTTGATATAAATGTTCAATCAATAGCAATGAAACTAATCCAAAGTCTTAATGCCTACGTGAATTAAGAGAAGCAACCAGAGGTCCAAATGTCTGGTCCACAGCTTTGTTCCAAGAAAGTTCGAACTCTGAACGAAATTGCTTTCCAAATATGGGCTCTCTCAACTGTCAGAAAATCGAAGTTAAGACTATTAGAAATTTATGAACACAAAGGTTTGACTTTTCAAAGGAAATACAGTTGAATTGAGCTTTTATGATAGCTAATATATTTAATGGTCAAAAGTTTCCATTATCATATGGGAAGGAAGACCCACACCAGATATGAAAACACAGAAGTATGCATGGCAGGTTACAGCATATGAAAGCACAGATCTCTTCTTGTAGATAAAATTTCTATCACAGTTCAGTGAAAAACTCTGTTAAGAGACAAGTGTGCCATCTGACTAAAGACAGAGTCGAAGAAAGCATCTTCAATCAAGGCGTAGGTACAATTGTTGTCTATTGAT
The DNA window shown above is from Populus trichocarpa isolate Nisqually-1 chromosome 4, P.trichocarpa_v4.1, whole genome shotgun sequence and carries:
- the LOC112327358 gene encoding uncharacterized protein LOC112327358, which translates into the protein MGKSPNSAHRFATRCLENLKNQSCHIEKVVKRQTTQEILNNRLRIKASIDIVRWLTFQACAFRGHDERPESKNRGNFLEMLELLASYNEQVGALVLDNAPQNAKYTSHQIQKEILHVFARNVQSSIRHDIDDARFCLIVDEARDESRREQMTLVIRFVDRSGFIRERFLDIVHVKDTTASTLKKEISFVLSHHNLDVQNIRGQGYDGASNMRGEWNGLQALFINDCPYVYYVHCLAHQLQLALIAAAREISDVHTFFQNLIFIINIVSASCKRNDELRAFQAATIEHLVDIGEIETGKGVNQVGGLQRPGDSRWSSHFKSICSLIKMYGATCLVLENIALDGSTYSQRGDAAFSFKLLMSFDFAFILHIMKNVMGITDVLCQALQQKSQDILNAMHLVTTTKTLIQKLRDDGWETLLEEVISFCKHQDIEVPDMDACFSSVGRSRRKTKSITVEHHYRVDIFTAIIDQQLQELNNRFNEQAIELLKLSTALDPKNNYKLFSVEDICLLVDKFYPEDFSDQEKTHLRFQLQHYELDVPNHPKLKNMSSIAELCQGLVETEKSTIYPLVDRFAQRKEID